A segment of the Lactobacillus sp. ESL0700 genome:
TCTGAATAAGTCAGCCGAATGCAGCACTAGAGCGTCATAGCCAATACCGATAATCAGTAGACTGCATAAATAGGGAATTAGCAATAAAAACGTAAAAACAAGTAGAACGTGACTTTTTTTCATTAAATTAACCTCGTTTCTTACGTGCTATTCTAACATATCGCGGGCTTACATGATATAATGTTATTATTTATGTTAATGTTTTAAGAAAGAGAGCAAAAATTATGACTAGCGACCCTGCCAAGGGGAATTTATTTAAGCGAATTAAAAATAAATTTTCCCCTGCAAGCGATGAAGAAACTAAAGAACATTTAGCCACGGAAATTACGACGCTGCGTGAGCACAATCAAATTAGTGAAACGGAATGTTCCATGCTAAATAATGTTTTGGATTTTCAAGGGCGGATGGTCCGCGAGGTAATGGTCCCGCGGATTGACGCGTATATGGTGGATTGCTGTGATAGCTTTCAGGATAATCTTGACGACATTTTGCGTGAGCCTTATTCACGCATTCCTGTGTATAAGCAGGATAAGGATAAAATTATCGGTGTCATCCATATTCGGACGGTGCTGCGGAAGGCGCGAGAAAAGGGTTTTGACAATATCGATTATGAAGATGTGATGAACCCGCCATTATTTGCACCAGAAACAACCGATTTAAGTGAATTACTAGTTGAAATGCAGCAGACGCAGCAGCAACTAGCTATTTTGACGGACGAATATGGCGGCGTGGTTGGCATTGCCACAATTGAAGACTTAATTGAAGAAATTGTGGGTAATATTGATGATGAAGTCGATCATGCTGAGGTCTTATTCAATCAAATTGGTCCTAATAAATACGTTATTTATGGTAAGATGCCGCTAGTAGACTTTAACGAACAGTTTGGCACTAACCTTGAAATGGAAGATGTCGATACAATTGCCGGCTTTATGATTACTAAGCTGGGAATTATTCCAGCAAAAGGTGAAAAATTATCAGTTAAGCTTGATAATGGCATGGTATTGACAACTAGAAGAATGATGCGGTCGCGACTTATGACGGTGTTATTAACAATTCCAGAAGAAAAACAACAGAAAGAAGAGCAAGATAATTAATGAGTAAAGAGTTTCTTTTTGAACATTAAATTGACAGCTGTTTATAAAATTAATAGTTGTTAATTGGGTAGTGTAATAGTTGATACAGTTACATGAAAAGCAAAAGAAAAAGAGAGTAATTAATGAGTAAAGAACTTTTAGATAAAGTAAAAAGAAGAAGAACATTTGCAATTATCTCGCACCCCGATGCCGGGAAGACGACGATTACGGAGCAAATGCTTCTTTTTGGTGGGGTAATTCGTAGTGCCGGAACGGTTAAGGCACGTAAGACCGGGCATTATGCCACCAGTGACTGGATGGAAATTGAAAAGCAACGTGGGATTTCGGTTACTAGTTCCGTGATGCAATTTGAATATCAGGGCAAGCGCATCAACATCCTTGATACTCCAGGACACCAAGACTTCTCAGAAGATACGTACCGGACTTTAATGGCCGTGGACTCGGCTGTCATGGTAATTGACTCGGCTAAGGGTATTGAGCCGCAGACCAAGAAGCTGTTTAAGGTTGTTAAGCAGCGTGGTATTCCAATTTTTACCTTTATGAACAAGTTGGACCGTGATGGCCGCCCGCCGCTAGACTTAATTGCGGAGCTAGAGGACTTACTTGGAATTGAAGGCGTTGCGATGAACTGGCCGATTGGGTCTGGACAAACGCTGCAGGGACTGTATGATATTGCTAATAATCAGGTGGAATTGTACCGCAAGGATGGCGAGGACCGTTTTTTACCTTTAGATAAAGATGGTAAATTGCCGGCAAGTGAACCATTTAGTCAGAATCCACAATTTCAAGATACTTTGGATGAAATTGATTTGATTAAGGAAGCGGGCAATACCTTTGACCTTGATAAAATTATCAAGGGCGACCAGACACCAGTATTCTTTGGCTCGGCTTTAACTAATTTTGGTGTGGAAACTTTCTTAAAGAGCTTTGTGCAATTAGCGCCAGCTCCAGAGAGTCACGTAGTTAACGGGGATGAAGAAATAAGTCCCGATGATTCTGAGTTTTCCGGTTTTGTCTTTAAAATTCAGGCTAATATGAACCCACATCACCGTGATCGAATTGCCTTCGTCAGAGTTGGCAGTGGTGAGTTCAAAAAGGGACTTGATGTTACTTTAGCTCGGACTGATAAGCCAATCCGCTTAAATAATGCAACCGAATTTATGTCTAGCGAACGTGTGCAAGTTACGGATGCCGTTGCTGGTGATATTGTCGGCTTGTATGACACTGGTAATTTCCAAATTGGCGATAGTATCTACGCTGGTAAACGTAAGGTTGTGTATCCAGCGCTACCAGAATTTACGCCGGAATTGTTTGTGCGGGTTACTGCTAAAAATGTGATGAAGCAAAAGTCGTTCCACAAGGGGATGACACAGTTGGTTCAAGAAGGGGCCATCCAGCTTTACCGTAATTACCAGACTGATGAGTATATTTTGGGTGCCGTTGGTCAACTGCAATTTGAGGTCTTCAAGTTCAGAATGAAGAACGAATATAACTCAGATGTAGAAATGACGAGTATTGGTCACCGGGTTGCTCGCTGGATTGATCCCGATCAACTTGATCCGGCAATGTCGAACAGCCGTAACTTGCTTGTTAAGGACCGTTACGATCAACCGCTCTTCTTGTTTGAAAATCAATTTGCGGAACGCTTCTTTAAAGACAAGTATCCTGATGTTAAATTAACTGAAAAACTATAAAAGCAAAAAACGGTTGGCAATTAATGCCAGCCATTTTTCTTACGCTCTAATTTTTCCTGCTTGTGCCGCTTGATTTTGTCCTTAATGTCTAATATCGTGCAGATTGAAAAGTAAATAGCGAGAACAACAAAAGTAACGAAAACAGCTTTGGCAAAAATGCCAAAATTTGTCATGACGGTCCAGATTAAAAAGCAAATATAAATTGACGAAATAACACCAACAATTCTGCCAATCTTGCGGTCAAGATTAATCAGATGAAATAATTTGCCATCACTTAAATCTTCCAATTTTCTCTTTTTCATTTGTCATTACCCATACTTAAATTTATTTTAAAATTAAAATAATATTAGCATTATTTATGATGATTGTTAATTAAATTTTTCCGATAATTTTAAACAAATAAAAAAGCACCTTAAGAATTACCTTAAAGTGCCTAAAACTAGCAACGGTTATCTTACTTATCAACGTGAATTTCGACCACGCGTTGATTTTTATCAAAGGTTACCAAGTATGAAGGGTCACGTTCTTTAATCAAGCGTTTGATAATGAACTCAACTTCATCCTTGCGCACGCGGCGATCGTGATTTTCGATAGCAATTCCGATTGCCTTGTCGCTTTCGGTATAAACAACAGAAGTATTACCCAAAGAGTAAACTTTGACATAGTTAACATCAGTTGAGTTAAGCTGACTGTGTACTAAATCCCGATAACTATTGGTTACATCTATTAAATGCATGGATTTCACCCGTTTCTTGTAGTAGTTTTGTCAACTCTAGTATAACGCTATTTTGTTATTTTTTCTCTAAATAAAAGCATGATTATTATAATTTTGAATAATCATGCTTTTAATATATTTTAATTAAAGTTCAGTATCTGAAGTAGTTGCTGGAGCAGGATCTACTTGCTCATTAATCACAATATGGCCGTCAGCAACACTTGCAGTCAAGTTCTTGGCATCTGGATGATCAAGCTTGAAGTCGGCCACGCGATCTTCAATTTCTTCTTGAATAGTTCTGCGCAGAGGCCGTGCACCCATTGCTGGATTGTAGCCATCTTCGACTAATTTCTTCTTGGCTTCATCAGTTACCGTAATTTGCAAGCCTTGGTTTTTGACCATATTATTGGTTTCATCAAGCATCAAGTTAACAATCTTAACAAGGTCGTCCTTTGATAACTCGTTGAATTCAATGACGTCATCAAGCCGATTCAAAAATTCAGGCTTGAAGAATTGACTCATGGAGCTTCTAGCCGAATCTTTTTCTTCATCGGTGTTTTCAGCTGCAAACCCGACGCTGGTATTTTTAATTCCTTGACCAGCATTGGAAGTCATAATGATGATTGTATCTTTAAAGGAAACAGTCCGTCCTTGTGAGTCGGTCAGTCGACCGTCATCCAAGATTTGCAGGAACAAGTTCATTACCGATGGATCAGCCTTTTCGATTTCATCAAGTAAAATCAGGCTGTAAGGGTGACGACGCACTTGTTCGGTTAATTGACCAGCTTCTTCGTAACCGACATAACCAGGAGCAGAGCCGATTAATTTGGAAACAGAATAGGATTCCATAAATTCCGACATATCAAAGCGAATCATGGCATTTTCTGAACCGAACATTTGCTTAGCTAATTGCTTAGCTAGCTCCGTCTTACCGACCCCAGTTGGACCAACAAAGAGGAAGGAACCAATTGGGCGACCAGACTTGTTAAAGCCAATCCGGTTGCGGCGGATTGCGCGAGCAACCTTATCAACAGCTTGGTCTTGTCCAATAACATGGGCCTTTAAAGTTGGTGCCAAGTTTTGCAACTGGTTTTCCTCTTGCTTTTGCAAGTCGCCAACAGGAATACCAGTCTTTTCTTCAACAATCTTGTTCATGATCTTGCTGGTAATAATCGGGGACTTGTCAGGATCAATCTTTTGATCTTTTACCTTATTATACTTTTCGATTTGGTCGCGGTAATATGCGGCCTTTTCATAGTCCTCATTTTTCAGTGATTCTTGCTTCAATTGTTGAGCAGCAGCAATTCTTTCCTTAATCTTGTCCTTATCAACGTAGGGAATAGTCAGGTTCATTCTTGAACCAGCCTCGTCGAGCAGGTCGATGGCCTTGTCAGGCAAGAAGCGATCTTGAATATAGCGTTCTGAAAGTTCAGCTGCCGATTTAATTGCATCGTCGGTGTAGTGAACGTGGTGGTAATCCTCGTAGCGCTTTTGGATACCTTGCAAAATGCGAATGGTTTCCGCAACTGACGGTTCCTTGACGTCAACAGGTTGGAAACGGCGGGCTAAAGCTGAATCCTTTTCGATTTCGCGGTATTCTTTTAACGTGGTTGCGCCGACTAATTGCAGATCGCCGCGGGCAAGGGCAGGCTTAATAATATTACCAGCGTCCATTCCGCCTTCTGCGTTCCCAGCACCAACAATTTCGTGAATTTCATCGATGAACAAAATAATATCGTCATGTTGTTGCAATTCTTTAATCAGTTGCTGCATCCGCTGCTCAAATTGACCACGAATACCGGTTCCTTGAACAAGTGAAACGACGTTTAGTGAAATAATTCGCTTGTCTTGTAATTTAGCAGGCACCGAGCCGTCGACGATTTGTTGGGCTAGACCTTCCACAACTGCTGTTTTACCAACGCCGGCTTCCCCAATTAGGACCGGATTATTTTTAGTTCTTCTATTTAAAATCTCGATTACCCGAGCAATTTCTTTATCCCGACCAATCACTGGGTCAATTTTGCCCTTTTTAGCTAATGCCGTTAAGTCAGTGCCATATTGGTCAAGTAATGAACGACCACCATTATTGCCGCCGTTAGCTCTTTGCGGTTGGCCTTGATTAGCGTTGTTAAATGCAGCGCTATTACCGTTCATGCTATTAAATAAGTCATCAAAGTCTCCGAAGAAACCGTTGTTGTCATTATTCATATTAATATTTCCTTGTTGTTTAAGTTCTTGATAACATTGTCCACATAAATTAATTTCGCGGCTTTGACCATTAACCTTCGCATAAAGGTGAATGGAAGCAGGCCGCTTTTGACAGTTTTGACAAAGCAATTATACTTACCGCCTTTCATTTCAAGTTTACTAAATTATATAATTAGCACTCTCAATAATCAAGTGCTAAAACTCAAAAACTTATTTTTTGTAAGTCCAATAAATATGTTAAAATAACAGTGGTCATTAAGTAAAAAGACAAAAAAGACGGTGATATTTTAGTGGATTATCAAAAAATTCTTGAACAATTGGCTGATGGTGAGCTTGATCAATATGAGGTTGAGCCTCAAGATGCCTTTGGTTTTCAAACTGCGCTGCGCGCATTTGGCAAAAGACAAAATATAACAGGCCGCGCCTTACGTGGTGGAAAAATCATTTATTCACAGTCAAAGGTAGAAAATTGATTATGTAAACTGTTACATTTATGTTGTCTAATTCACAAAAAAATGATAGTCTAATATTTGAATAGGTATTTACTACCGTTTTGATTTTTCAATTTAAAAGGAGATAATTATAATGGAAAAACGCGATTTTCATGTTGTTGCAGAAACAGGTATTCATGCTCGTCCAGCTACGCTTTTAGTACAAGCTGCTTCTAAATTTGGTTCAGATATCAATTTGGAATACAACGGCAAGTCAGTTAACTTGAAGTCAATCATGGGTGTAATGTCACTCGGCGTTGGCAAGGGCGCAGATGTTACAATCAGCGCTGAAGGTGACGACGAAAAAGACGCCATTGCTGCTATTACAGACACAATGAAAAAAGAGGGTTTAGCTGAATAATGACCAAGACTTTAAAAGGAATTGCTGCAAGTGATGGTATCGCTGTAGCACCTGCTTATCTCTTGGTAGAACCAGATCTTTCATTTACGAAGACCACTGTTGCCGACGCTGCTAGTGAATTGGATCGCTTTAAAAAGGCGACCGATGCTTCAGTTAAAGAAGTTGAACAAATTCGCGACAGCGCAAAAAAGAGTTTAGGCGAGGACGAAGCTCAAGTATTTGAAGCCCATTTGATGATTTTAAATGACCCTGAAT
Coding sequences within it:
- a CDS encoding hemolysin family protein is translated as MTSDPAKGNLFKRIKNKFSPASDEETKEHLATEITTLREHNQISETECSMLNNVLDFQGRMVREVMVPRIDAYMVDCCDSFQDNLDDILREPYSRIPVYKQDKDKIIGVIHIRTVLRKAREKGFDNIDYEDVMNPPLFAPETTDLSELLVEMQQTQQQLAILTDEYGGVVGIATIEDLIEEIVGNIDDEVDHAEVLFNQIGPNKYVIYGKMPLVDFNEQFGTNLEMEDVDTIAGFMITKLGIIPAKGEKLSVKLDNGMVLTTRRMMRSRLMTVLLTIPEEKQQKEEQDN
- a CDS encoding peptide chain release factor 3; this encodes MSKELLDKVKRRRTFAIISHPDAGKTTITEQMLLFGGVIRSAGTVKARKTGHYATSDWMEIEKQRGISVTSSVMQFEYQGKRINILDTPGHQDFSEDTYRTLMAVDSAVMVIDSAKGIEPQTKKLFKVVKQRGIPIFTFMNKLDRDGRPPLDLIAELEDLLGIEGVAMNWPIGSGQTLQGLYDIANNQVELYRKDGEDRFLPLDKDGKLPASEPFSQNPQFQDTLDEIDLIKEAGNTFDLDKIIKGDQTPVFFGSALTNFGVETFLKSFVQLAPAPESHVVNGDEEISPDDSEFSGFVFKIQANMNPHHRDRIAFVRVGSGEFKKGLDVTLARTDKPIRLNNATEFMSSERVQVTDAVAGDIVGLYDTGNFQIGDSIYAGKRKVVYPALPEFTPELFVRVTAKNVMKQKSFHKGMTQLVQEGAIQLYRNYQTDEYILGAVGQLQFEVFKFRMKNEYNSDVEMTSIGHRVARWIDPDQLDPAMSNSRNLLVKDRYDQPLFLFENQFAERFFKDKYPDVKLTEKL
- a CDS encoding DUF1827 family protein: MHLIDVTNSYRDLVHSQLNSTDVNYVKVYSLGNTSVVYTESDKAIGIAIENHDRRVRKDEVEFIIKRLIKERDPSYLVTFDKNQRVVEIHVDK
- a CDS encoding ATP-dependent Clp protease ATP-binding subunit yields the protein MLCQNCQKRPASIHLYAKVNGQSREINLCGQCYQELKQQGNINMNNDNNGFFGDFDDLFNSMNGNSAAFNNANQGQPQRANGGNNGGRSLLDQYGTDLTALAKKGKIDPVIGRDKEIARVIEILNRRTKNNPVLIGEAGVGKTAVVEGLAQQIVDGSVPAKLQDKRIISLNVVSLVQGTGIRGQFEQRMQQLIKELQQHDDIILFIDEIHEIVGAGNAEGGMDAGNIIKPALARGDLQLVGATTLKEYREIEKDSALARRFQPVDVKEPSVAETIRILQGIQKRYEDYHHVHYTDDAIKSAAELSERYIQDRFLPDKAIDLLDEAGSRMNLTIPYVDKDKIKERIAAAQQLKQESLKNEDYEKAAYYRDQIEKYNKVKDQKIDPDKSPIITSKIMNKIVEEKTGIPVGDLQKQEENQLQNLAPTLKAHVIGQDQAVDKVARAIRRNRIGFNKSGRPIGSFLFVGPTGVGKTELAKQLAKQMFGSENAMIRFDMSEFMESYSVSKLIGSAPGYVGYEEAGQLTEQVRRHPYSLILLDEIEKADPSVMNLFLQILDDGRLTDSQGRTVSFKDTIIIMTSNAGQGIKNTSVGFAAENTDEEKDSARSSMSQFFKPEFLNRLDDVIEFNELSKDDLVKIVNLMLDETNNMVKNQGLQITVTDEAKKKLVEDGYNPAMGARPLRRTIQEEIEDRVADFKLDHPDAKNLTASVADGHIVINEQVDPAPATTSDTEL
- a CDS encoding phosphocarrier protein HPr; this translates as MEKRDFHVVAETGIHARPATLLVQAASKFGSDINLEYNGKSVNLKSIMGVMSLGVGKGADVTISAEGDDEKDAIAAITDTMKKEGLAE